In Manduca sexta isolate Smith_Timp_Sample1 chromosome 23, JHU_Msex_v1.0, whole genome shotgun sequence, one DNA window encodes the following:
- the LOC115449383 gene encoding 40S ribosomal protein S18, producing the protein MSLVIPDKFQHILRIMNTNIDGKRKVMFAMTAIKGVGRRYSNIVLKKADIDLDKRAGECTEEEVEKIVTIMSNPRQYKIPDWFLNRQKDIVDGKYSQLTSSNLDSKLREDLERLKKIRAHRGMRHYWGLRVRGQHTKTTGRRGRTVGVSKKK; encoded by the exons ATG TCGCTGGTGATTCCAGACAAATTCCAACACATTCTTCGTATTATGAATACGAATATTGATGGCAAACGTAAAGTTATGTTTGCAATGACTGCCATCAAAGGTGTGGGTCGCAGATACTCCAACATTGTTTTGAAAAAGGCCGACATTGATCTGGATAAACGTGCTGGTGAATGTACTGAGGAAGAG gTGGAGAAAATTGTTACCATCATGTCAAACCCCAGACAGTACAAAATTCCCGACTGGTTCCTCAACAGACAAAAGGACATTGTGGATGGCAAATACAGCCAGCTGACATCCTCAAATTTGGACTCGAAGCTTCGTGAGGATTTGGAGCGGCTAAAGAAGATCCGTGCCCACAGGGGTATGCGTCACTACTGGGGTCTGCGTGTGCGTGGTCAGCACACCAAGACCACTGGTAGGAGAGGAAGAACTGTTGGTGTGTCTAAGAAGAAGtaa
- the LOC115449378 gene encoding importin subunit beta-1 isoform X1: MHTETTLTLIQILEKTVSPDRNELEAAETYLDHAAATNFTTFIKMLSDILVQGGNSQVARMAAGLQLKNHLTSKDPLLKQQYQQRWLALPEDIRLYIKKNILTAIGTESNRPSSAAQCVAYVAVAELPVNQWNDLIPILVENVINAQSTELKKEATLEAIGYICQDIDAEVLTERSNQILTAIIHGMRSTEPSNHVRLAATQALLNSLEFTKANFDKENERNFIMEVVCEATQSSDMRISVAALQCLVKILSLYYQYMEPYMGQALFPITLEAMKSDVDEISLQGIEFWSNVSDEEIDLAIEEAEAAEAGRPPVRTSRFYARGALQYLAPVLMQKLTKQDDTDDELEWNPSKAASVCLMLLSNCCEDDIVPHVLPFINTNIKNENWRYREAALMAFGSILGGLEAATLKPLVEKAMPTLIEAMYDSSVAVRDTAAWTFGRICEIVPEAAINETYLKPLLESLVNGLKAEPRVAANVCWAFTGLAEAAYEAAECGDSNQPETYCMSNYFDFIIQRLLETTDRQDAAQHNLRSAAYEALMEMVKNSPTDCYVTVQKTTMVILERLQQVLQMENHIASQADRSQFNDLQSLLCATLQSVLRKVTPEDAPQISDTIMTALLTMFASNAGKAGSVQEDALMAVSTLAEVLGEEFLKYMDAFKRYLYMGLKNHQEYQVCIAAVGLTGDICRALKSKVVPYCDEIIVLLLENLGDPSIHRSVKPQILSVFGDIALSIGNEFAKYFDVVMQMLLQASNAQVDRNDYDMVEYLGELRESVLEAYTGIIQGLKGPDAQVRSDISLVEPHVPAIVNFMIQVASEPERTDGHMSVIAGLMGDLATSFGNYVLPLLETRPLLDMLQAARRSRVPRTKTLANWATKEMRRVKHVAPLTSW; this comes from the exons ATGCATACGGAAACGACGTTAACACTCATACAAATACTAGAGAAGACTGTATCTCCAG ACAGAAATGAATTGGAAGCAGCTGAGACATACCTGGACCATGCAGCCGCCACTAACTTTACaacatttatcaaaatgttGTCCGACATCCTGGTTCAGGGTGGCAACAGCCAGGTGGCGAGGATGGCAGCAGGATTACAACTGAAAAACCACTTGACATCAAAGGATCCTTTACTAAAACAACAATACCAACAAAGATGGCTGGCATTGCCTGAAGACATtagactttatattaaaaaaaat ATTTTAACAGCCATAGGAACAGAAAGCAACAGGCCGAGTTCTGCTGCTCAATGTGTGGCCTATGTGGCTGTGGCTGAGCTTCCAGTCAACCAGTGGAATGATCTTATTCCCATCCTTGTTGAAAATGTCATCAATGCCCAGTCCacagaattaaaaaaagaagCCACATTGGAAGCAattg GTTACATTTGTCAAGACATTGATGCAGAAGTTTTAACAGAGAGAAGTAATCAAATTTTAACTGCCATTATCCATGGCATGAGGTCCACAGAGCCCAGTAATCATGTCCGTCTTGCCGCAACACAGGCTTTACTCAATTCCCTTGAATTCACAAAAGCAAATTTTGACAAAGAGAATGAGCGGAATTTCATAATGGAAGTGGTTTGTGAAGCAACACAGTCCAGTGATATGAGAATTAGTGTTGCTGCTCTACAGTGTTTAGTAA aaaTTCTTTCCCTCTACTATCAATACATGGAGCCATACATGGGACAGGCACTGTTCCCCATCACTTTAGAAGCAATGAAATCTGATGTAGATGAGATATCACTACAAGGTATAGAATTTTGGTCAAATGTTAGCGATGAAGAGATAGACCTTGCCATTGAAGAAGCAGAAGCAGCTGAAGCAG GTCGTCCCCCTGTGAGAACCTCTAGATTCTACGCGAGAGGAGCATTGCAATACCTGGCTCCAGTCCTCATGCAGAAGTTAACAAAACAAGATGACACCGATGATGAATTGGAATGGAATCCGTCAAAAGCTGCATCTGTTTGCCTTATGCTTTTATCAAATTGTTGCGAAGACGACATTGTACCTCATGTTTTaccttttattaatacaaacattaaaaatgaaaactgGCGTTACAGAGAGGCTGCTCTTATGGCTTTTGGTTCCATACTTGGTGGCCTAGAAGCTGCAACATTGAAGCCTTTGGTTGAGAAGGCCATGCCTACATTAATTGAAGCCATGTATGATTCTAGCGTAGCTGTAAGAGATACAGCCGCGTGGACATTCGGTAGAATATGTGAAATTGTACCAGAAGCTGCTATTAATGAAACTTACTTGAAACCACTGCTGGAGAGTCTTGTTAATGGTTTGAAAGCTGAACCTCGTGTTGCTGCTAATGTTTGCTGGGCGTTTACCGGCCTGGCGGAAGCTGCATATGAAGCGGCAGAATGTGGTGATTCCAACCAACCTGAAACATATTGTATGTCAAACTACTTTGACTTTATTATTCAACGCCTCCTTGAAACCACAGACCGCCAAGATGCGGCACAACACAACTTAAGATCGGCTGCTTACGAAGCACTGATGGAAATGGTCAAAAATTCACCTACTGATTGTTATGTTACCGTCCAAAAAACTACAATGGTAATTTTGGAAAGATTGCAACAAGTTTTACAAATGGAAAATCACATTGCCAGTCAAGCGGATCGTTCGCAATTTAACGATCTGCAGAGTCTCCTCTGTGCTACTTTGCAATCGGTACTGCGAAAGGTGACTCCGGAAGATGCTCCTCAAATATCAGATACTATAATGACTGCCCTGTTGACAATGTTCGCCAGTAATGCAGGAAAAGCAGGTAGTGTCCAAGAGGATGCTCTGATGGCGGTGTCCACACTGGCCGAGGTTTTGGGAGAGGAGTTTTTGAAATACATGGATGCTTTCAAAAGGTATCTTTACATGGGGCTTAAAAACCACCAAGAGTACCAGGTTTGCATAGCTGCTGTAGGTCTAACTGGTGATATTTGCCGTGCTCTAAAGAGTAAG GTTGTTCCATATTGTgatgaaataattgttttactaTTAGAAAACCTTGGTGATCCATCTATCCACCGCTCTGTAAAACCCCAGATCTTATCAGTGTTTGGAGATATCGCCCTCAGCATTGGCAACGAATTTgctaaatattttgatgttgtaATGCAGATGTTGCTACAg GCTAGCAACGCCCAAGTCGACCGTAATGATTATGATATGGTGGAATATTTGGGTGAACTTCGTGAGAGTGTACTCGAAGCGTACACTGGCATTATCCAGGGACTCAAGGGGCCCGACGCTCAG GTGCGGTCGGATATCAGTTTGGTAGAGCCACACGTGCCGGCGATCGTTAACTTCATGATCCAAGTGGCGAGCGAGCCGGAGCGCACGGACGGACATATGTCGGTGATCGCAGGGCTTATGGGTGACCTCGCCACGTCGTTCGGCAACTACGTGCTGCCGCTGCTGGAGACGCGGCCGCTGCTCGACATGCTGCAGGCCGCGCGTCGCTCGCGAGTGCCGCGCACCAAGACGCTCGCCAACTGGGCCACCAAGGAGATGCGCAGGGTCAAGCACGTCGCCCCGCTCACTAGCTGGTAA
- the LOC115449378 gene encoding importin subunit beta-1 isoform X2: MHTETTLTLIQILEKTVSPDRNELEAAETYLDHAAATNFTTFIKMLSDILVQGGNSQVARMAAGLQLKNHLTSKDPLLKQQYQQRWLALPEDIRLYIKKNILTAIGTESNRPSSAAQCVAYVAVAELPVNQWNDLIPILVENVINAQSTELKKEATLEAIGYICQDIDAEVLTERSNQILTAIIHGMRSTEPSNHVRLAATQALLNSLEFTKANFDKENERNFIMEVVCEATQSSDMRISVAALQCLVKILSLYYQYMEPYMGQALFPITLEAMKSDVDEISLQGIEFWSNVSDEEIDLAIEEAEAAEAGRPPVRTSRFYARGALQYLAPVLMQKLTKQDDTDDELEWNPSKAASVCLMLLSNCCEDDIVPHVLPFINTNIKNENWRYREAALMAFGSILGGLEAATLKPLVEKAMPTLIEAMYDSSVAVRDTAAWTFGRICEIVPEAAINETYLKPLLESLVNGLKAEPRVAANVCWAFTGLAEAAYEAAECGDSNQPETYCMSNYFDFIIQRLLETTDRQDAAQHNLRSAAYEALMEMVKNSPTDCYVTVQKTTMVILERLQQVLQMENHIASQADRSQFNDLQSLLCATLQSVLRKVTPEDAPQISDTIMTALLTMFASNAGKAGSVQEDALMAVSTLAEVLGEEFLKYMDAFKRYLYMGLKNHQEYQVCIAAVGLTGDICRALKSKVVPYCDEIIVLLLENLGDPSIHRSVKPQILSVFGDIALSIGNEFAKYFDVVMQMLLQASNAQVDRNDYDMVEYLGELRESVLEAYTGIIQGLKGPDAQVRSDISLVEPHVPAIVNFMIQVASEPERTDGHMSVIAGLMGDLATSFGNYVLPLLETRPLLDMLQAARRSRVPRTKTLANWATKEMRRVKHVAPLTS; this comes from the exons ATGCATACGGAAACGACGTTAACACTCATACAAATACTAGAGAAGACTGTATCTCCAG ACAGAAATGAATTGGAAGCAGCTGAGACATACCTGGACCATGCAGCCGCCACTAACTTTACaacatttatcaaaatgttGTCCGACATCCTGGTTCAGGGTGGCAACAGCCAGGTGGCGAGGATGGCAGCAGGATTACAACTGAAAAACCACTTGACATCAAAGGATCCTTTACTAAAACAACAATACCAACAAAGATGGCTGGCATTGCCTGAAGACATtagactttatattaaaaaaaat ATTTTAACAGCCATAGGAACAGAAAGCAACAGGCCGAGTTCTGCTGCTCAATGTGTGGCCTATGTGGCTGTGGCTGAGCTTCCAGTCAACCAGTGGAATGATCTTATTCCCATCCTTGTTGAAAATGTCATCAATGCCCAGTCCacagaattaaaaaaagaagCCACATTGGAAGCAattg GTTACATTTGTCAAGACATTGATGCAGAAGTTTTAACAGAGAGAAGTAATCAAATTTTAACTGCCATTATCCATGGCATGAGGTCCACAGAGCCCAGTAATCATGTCCGTCTTGCCGCAACACAGGCTTTACTCAATTCCCTTGAATTCACAAAAGCAAATTTTGACAAAGAGAATGAGCGGAATTTCATAATGGAAGTGGTTTGTGAAGCAACACAGTCCAGTGATATGAGAATTAGTGTTGCTGCTCTACAGTGTTTAGTAA aaaTTCTTTCCCTCTACTATCAATACATGGAGCCATACATGGGACAGGCACTGTTCCCCATCACTTTAGAAGCAATGAAATCTGATGTAGATGAGATATCACTACAAGGTATAGAATTTTGGTCAAATGTTAGCGATGAAGAGATAGACCTTGCCATTGAAGAAGCAGAAGCAGCTGAAGCAG GTCGTCCCCCTGTGAGAACCTCTAGATTCTACGCGAGAGGAGCATTGCAATACCTGGCTCCAGTCCTCATGCAGAAGTTAACAAAACAAGATGACACCGATGATGAATTGGAATGGAATCCGTCAAAAGCTGCATCTGTTTGCCTTATGCTTTTATCAAATTGTTGCGAAGACGACATTGTACCTCATGTTTTaccttttattaatacaaacattaaaaatgaaaactgGCGTTACAGAGAGGCTGCTCTTATGGCTTTTGGTTCCATACTTGGTGGCCTAGAAGCTGCAACATTGAAGCCTTTGGTTGAGAAGGCCATGCCTACATTAATTGAAGCCATGTATGATTCTAGCGTAGCTGTAAGAGATACAGCCGCGTGGACATTCGGTAGAATATGTGAAATTGTACCAGAAGCTGCTATTAATGAAACTTACTTGAAACCACTGCTGGAGAGTCTTGTTAATGGTTTGAAAGCTGAACCTCGTGTTGCTGCTAATGTTTGCTGGGCGTTTACCGGCCTGGCGGAAGCTGCATATGAAGCGGCAGAATGTGGTGATTCCAACCAACCTGAAACATATTGTATGTCAAACTACTTTGACTTTATTATTCAACGCCTCCTTGAAACCACAGACCGCCAAGATGCGGCACAACACAACTTAAGATCGGCTGCTTACGAAGCACTGATGGAAATGGTCAAAAATTCACCTACTGATTGTTATGTTACCGTCCAAAAAACTACAATGGTAATTTTGGAAAGATTGCAACAAGTTTTACAAATGGAAAATCACATTGCCAGTCAAGCGGATCGTTCGCAATTTAACGATCTGCAGAGTCTCCTCTGTGCTACTTTGCAATCGGTACTGCGAAAGGTGACTCCGGAAGATGCTCCTCAAATATCAGATACTATAATGACTGCCCTGTTGACAATGTTCGCCAGTAATGCAGGAAAAGCAGGTAGTGTCCAAGAGGATGCTCTGATGGCGGTGTCCACACTGGCCGAGGTTTTGGGAGAGGAGTTTTTGAAATACATGGATGCTTTCAAAAGGTATCTTTACATGGGGCTTAAAAACCACCAAGAGTACCAGGTTTGCATAGCTGCTGTAGGTCTAACTGGTGATATTTGCCGTGCTCTAAAGAGTAAG GTTGTTCCATATTGTgatgaaataattgttttactaTTAGAAAACCTTGGTGATCCATCTATCCACCGCTCTGTAAAACCCCAGATCTTATCAGTGTTTGGAGATATCGCCCTCAGCATTGGCAACGAATTTgctaaatattttgatgttgtaATGCAGATGTTGCTACAg GCTAGCAACGCCCAAGTCGACCGTAATGATTATGATATGGTGGAATATTTGGGTGAACTTCGTGAGAGTGTACTCGAAGCGTACACTGGCATTATCCAGGGACTCAAGGGGCCCGACGCTCAG GTGCGGTCGGATATCAGTTTGGTAGAGCCACACGTGCCGGCGATCGTTAACTTCATGATCCAAGTGGCGAGCGAGCCGGAGCGCACGGACGGACATATGTCGGTGATCGCAGGGCTTATGGGTGACCTCGCCACGTCGTTCGGCAACTACGTGCTGCCGCTGCTGGAGACGCGGCCGCTGCTCGACATGCTGCAGGCCGCGCGTCGCTCGCGAGTGCCGCGCACCAAGACGCTCGCCAACTGGGCCACCAAGGAGATGCGCAGGGTCAAGCACGTCGCCCCGCTCACTAGCTG a
- the LOC115449382 gene encoding protein catecholamines up, whose translation MVLSTKQKLLIFLVLELVVAAVYSQVHSHSHSEENPAYKYSQQANQKFKEQTIEPDYNLYVSALGSTLFISIVPFFVLFFIPVDGSIEKQPLLKILLSFASGGLLGDAFLHLIPHALMSQGEGAGHSHSHSHDGGQHGPHDTTVGLGVLGGIITFLVVEKTVRLFSGGHGHSHGSDKKKSDDKLKKKGKDKKEDIKIAGYLNLAADFTHNFTDGLAIGASYIAGQSIGYITTITILLHEIPHEIGDFAILVQSGCSRRKAMLLQLLTAVGALSGTFLSIYLRGSGEGLVSSLILPFTAGGFIYIATVSVIPELIEGSNNKLSQSIKEILALLAGVYMMVLIAQYE comes from the coding sequence ATGGTGTTATCAACgaaacaaaaactattaatatttctagTTTTAGAACTAGTAGTTGCTGCGGTCTATAGCCAAGTGCATTCTCATTCCCATTCAGAAGAAAACCCAGCTTACAAGTATTCCCAGCAAGCAAACCAAAAGTTTAAAGAACAAACAATAGAACCAGATTATAACCTCTACGTCAGCGCTTTGGGTTCAACGCTCTTTATAAGTATTGTAccattttttgttcttttctttATACCGGTCGACGGTTCTATAGAAAAACAACCGTTATTGAAGATATTACTGTCCTTTGCATCCGGCGGCCTTCTTGGTGATGCGTTCCTTCATCTTATACCTCATGCATTGATGTCTCAGGGAGAAGGAGCAGGACATAGTCACAGTCACTCCCATGATGGAGGACAACATGGCCCACATGATACCACAGTTGGTCTTGGTGTCCTAGGTGGCATCATAACTTTTTTAGTTGTTGAAAAAACTGTCAGATTGTTTAGTGGAGGACATGGACATTCTCATGGCAGTGATAAGAAGAAATCTGATGACAAATTGAAGAAGAAAGGAAAAGATAAGAAGGAGGATATCAAAATTGCAGGATACCTTAACTTGGCTGCTGACTTTACACACAATTTTACAGATGGTTTAGCTATTGGTGCTTCATACATAGCTGGACAGAGCATTGGATACATTACTACAATTACAATTTTGCTACACGAAATTCCTCACGAAATTGGTGATTTTGCTATATTAGTGCAATCCGGATGTTCCAGAAGAAAAGCTATGCTACTTCAATTACTGACAGCAGTAGGGGCTCTTTCTGGTACATTCCTCTCTATTTACTTGAGGGGTTCAGGTGAAGGCTTAGTATCATCTCTAATATTGCCTTTTACTGCAGGAGGATTCATTTACATAGCAACAGTTTCAGTGATTCCAGAACTTATTGAAGgttcaaataataaactatCCCAATCAATAAAAGAAATCTTAGCTCTTTTAGCCGGAGTTTACATGATGGTCCTTATAGCTCAATATGAAtga